A stretch of Ipomoea triloba cultivar NCNSP0323 chromosome 13, ASM357664v1 DNA encodes these proteins:
- the LOC116002147 gene encoding putative disease resistance RPP13-like protein 3 isoform X1: MAFAAVTILMDTLHQHFPQPTPRFPLRNKTKVKLLYKHLSSLQTCLEQDFKVGECDEAIKALEAQMRDVSVELRFQIEHQLRLFYLGKSMKVRLHSAQKLLPILNRAIKDIKTMDFDSMLRILPKHFMLPVSGMPAHIKKRVKSFCTQHHTIFYRHNIYYKNLYRKEESNDEQESKDEQDSKDEEESEDEKESEDEQESKDEQEKKGELKSKDEQRRCMLYEAESIIRQELRASYLNKYMKQRIEARQRIRQIFTQGIKLTSYIKKELLKVKNAAYHQSKISQNNNPASPTGGNITVGDDLLQHTSKPAIKMVGCDDEFNTIMDNLKQQSSNREIVSIVGMGGIGKTTLARKIYGDASIISHFDCQAWVTISQEYNSRQVFQGLLHSLGRGVCKNDETTNTELAELVYRCLKHQRYLIVIDDTWSIDVWGDLQKCFPDDNNGSRVLLTTRLKNVAAYVSAGSGFCHNKCFLGSYESWDLFCKVLSERIILSPKFDIIARKIVDKCKGLPLAITVAAGLLSNSKKTINEWESIAKNIPTLSLDHSNQLCDIIHLSYTFLPHHLKLCFLSFGCFPEDYEVYEDVIVNFWVSEGFLKVLRSERLEDVARKSLQDLVDRNLVLICEQRNIIAGGLSKAYQMHDVLRELASREAQKENLLYSKQGNGMGLRYKIIPRLNSSRISQPWSTTQSRICSYKSLTHSSNTSSFIDVYGYTKLVHMHSKFLRALVLHGFLNILLEIAGLVHLRWLKIACDLNIYSLPLFMLRNLQKLELHSYSSCDSLDICGLPQLRNLSIREGIALVPPRSVHHNLERIRFLDYRSCTEELFVRIPNVKTLGVTSTHHSERKAHNWFESLAYLYKLEELLFCGIDLQPEFKTLHSVGILSLDKFLPNLKKLQLFDTNLRWKDVDLIGTLSKLEELKLRAWSVHGRRWEPRDGGFHGLKFLAMTSCDLQCWEVTSGHFPVLEYLAFMYMGYNGVKEIPSDFADIATLKSINLFECSNQFMSSAKRIQEEQREYGNDALVVDM, from the coding sequence ATGGCTTTTGCTGCTGTGACCATTTTAATGGACACTCTCCACCAACACTTCCCCCAACCCACTCCTCGTTTCCCTCTTCGCAACAAAACAAAGGTCAAATTACTTTACAAACATCTTTCTTCTTTGCAAACCTGTCTTGAACAAGATTTCAAAGTGGGGGAGTGTGATGAAGCAATCAAAGCTTTGGAAGCACAAATGAGAGATGTCTCCGTTGAACTAAGGTTCCAAATTGAACACCAATTGAGATTGTTTTACCTGGGGAAATCCATGAAGGTTAGGCTTCACTCTGCTCAGAAGCTTCTCCCAATCTTGAATCGAGCAATTAAAGACATAAAAACTATGGATTTCGATTCTATGTTGCGCATCTTACCCAAGCACTTCATGCTGCCTGTATCAGGCATGCCTGCTCATATAAAGAAAAGGGTTAAATCTTTTTGCACACAGCATCATACTATCTTTTATCGTCATAATAtctattataaaaatttatatagaaaagaagaaagtaatGATGAACAGGAGAGCAAAGATGAACAAGACAGCAAGGATGAAGAAGAAAGCGAGGATGAGAAGGAGAGTGAAGATGAACAAGAGAGCAAGGATGAGCAAGAGAAAAAGGGGGAACTAAAGAGCAAGGATGAACAAAGGAGGTGTATGTTGTATGAAGCAGAAAGTATAATCAGACAAGAATTGAGAGCTTCTTATCTCAATAAATACATGAAGCAACGGATTGAGGCTAGGCAAAGGATTCGTCAAATCTTCACACAAGGAATTAAGCTCACATCCTACATCAAGAAAGAGCTGTTGAAGGTTAAAAATGCTGCATACCACCAATCCAAAATCTCACAAAACAACAATCCTGCTTCTCCTACAGGCGGCAACATTACAGTTGGTGATGATTTGTTGCAGCATACTTCAAAGCCTGCAATCAAAATGGTGGGCTGCGATGATGAGTTCAACACGATAATGGACAACCTGAAGCAGCAATCCTCAAACCGAGAAATTGTCTCAATTGTGGGGATGGGAGGCATCGGTAAAACCACCTTAGCTAGAAAAATTTATGGAGATGCTTCAATCATTTCTCACTTTGATTGTCAAGCTTGGGTTACTATCTCACAGGAGTATAATTCGAGACAAGTGTTCCAAGGCCTTCTTCATTCTCTTGGCCGAGGGGTCTGTAAAAACGATGAAACTACCAACACTGAATTGGCTGAGCTAGTATACAGATGTCTAAAACATCAAAGGTATTTGATTGTTATAGATGACACATGGAGTATAGATGTTTGGGGTGATTTACAGAAATGCTTCCCGGATGACAACAATGGAAGTCGAGTCTTATTGACCACTCGACTAAAAAATGTAGCTGCATACGTCTCTGCAGGTAGTGGTTTTTGTCATAACAAGTGTTTTTTGGGATCATATGAAAGTTGGGATCTTTTTTGCAAGGTGTTGTCTGAGAGAATAATTTTGTCCCctaaatttgacataattgCTAGAAAGATAGTAGACAAATGCAAAGGATTACCTCTTGCAATTACTGTGGCTGCTGGACTCCTCTCAAACTccaaaaaaacaattaatgaaTGGGAGAGTATTGCAAAAAATATTCCTACATTAAGTTTAGATCATTCTAATCAGCTGTGTGACATCATTCATTTGAGTTACACCTTCTTACCCCATCATCTTAAGCTTTGTTTTCTGTCATTTGGGTGTTTTCCAGAAGACTATGAGGTTTATGAAGATGTGATTGTTAACTTTTGGGTTTCAGAAGGATTTCTAAAGGTTTTGAGGTCTGAGAGGTTAGAAGATGTGGCAAGGAAATCCTTACAAGATCTTGTAGATAGAAATCTTGTTCTAATTTGTGAACAGAGAAATATAATAGCAGGTGGATTATCAAAAGCATATCAAATGCATGATGTCTTACGTGAATTAGCCTCGAGAGAAGCCCAGAAGGAGAATCTATTATATTCTAAGCAGGGTAATGGCATGGGTTTGAGGTATAAGATAATTCCGCGACTAAACTCTTCTCGTATATCTCAACCATGGAGTACTACTCAATCAAGAATTTGTAGTTACAAGTCTTTAACTCATTCTAGCAACACCTCTTCATTCATTGATGTATACGGCTACACTAAGCTGGTGCATATGCATTCTAAGTTCTTAAGGGCATTGGTGCTACATGGATTCCTCAATATTTTACTGGAGATTGCAGGTCTAGTGCATTTGAGATGGTTAAAAATTGCTTGTGACTTGAATATCTATTCTCTACCTTTGTTCATGTTAAGGAATCTACAGAAGCTAGAACTTCATAGTTATTCATCCTGTGATTCCCTTGATATCTGTGGATTACCTCAACTAAGGAATCTCTCTATTAGGGAAGGCATTGCATTAGTTCCACCAAGATCAGTTCATCATAATTTGGAGAGGATTAGATTTTTGGATTATAGGAGTTGTACTGAGGAGCTGTTTGTGAGAATTCCCAATGTAAAGACATTGGGAGTTACTAGCACTCATCATTCAGAACGCAAAGCTCACAATTGGTTTGAAAGCCTTGCCTATTTATATAAATTGGAAGAACTGTTGTTTTGTGGCATAGATCTTCAACCCGAGTTTAAAACTCTTCATTCTGTGGGGATATTGAGCCTAGATAAGTTTTTGCCAAATCTTAAGAAGTTGCAACTCTTCGATACGAATTTAAGATGGAAAGATGTGGATCTTATTGGTACATTGTCTAAGCTCGAGGAACTCAAATTGAGAGCTTGGTCTGTTCATGGCCGAAGATGGGAACCTAGAGACGGAGGGTTTCATGGATTAAAGTTCTTGGCCATGACTAGTTGTGATCTACAATGCTGGGAAGTCACTAGTGGTCATTTTCCTGTCCTTGAGTATCTAGCCTTCATGTACATGGGTTACAACGGTGTAAAAGAGATTCCTAGTGATTTTGCAGATATAGCTACTCTCAAGTCTATCAATTTATTTGAATGTTCAAACCAGTTTATGTCTTCTGCCAAGCGTATTCAAGAAGAGCAGCGAGAGTACGGAAACGACGCATTAGTTGTTGATATGTAA
- the LOC116002292 gene encoding uncharacterized protein LOC116002292, whose amino-acid sequence MGVSSHLVNLIWEMISTVDFRILLEGRKIGYVCPGRGLCQGDHISPYLFIFVLEAFHSMIQRKISEASITETLVLRNIIDTFDEVSGQTLNYFKSTLTFSKNVASDVKGVIYGIIGMREGNISRNYLGLPSLMGRNKREILSFIKEKILGRIKSWTNRFLSRAGKEILLKNVIQSMPNYVMIVFLIPVEMGRKIEHAMNGFLWGYDLRGLKE is encoded by the exons ATGGGGGTTTCTAGTCATCTGGTCAATCTAATCTGGGAGATGATCTCCACTGTTGATTTTAGAATTCTCTTAGAAGGGAGGAAAATTGGTTATGTTTGTCCAGGGAGAGGGCTTTGCCAAGGAGATCATATTTCTCCCTATCTTTTTATCTTTGTTTTAGAAGCTTTTCATTCCATGATTCAAAGGAAAATTAGTGAGG CTTCTATCACTGAGACTCTTGTGCTTAGAAACATTATTGATACTTTTGATGAGGTCTCGGGCCAGACTTTGAACTATTTCAAATCCACCCTGACCTTTAGTAAAAATGTTGCTAGTGATGTTAAAGGGGTTATTTATGGGATTATAGGTATGAGAGAGGGGAATATTAGTAGGAACTACTTAGGCTTACCTTCCTTGATGGGTAGAAACAAGAGGGAGATTTTGAGTTTCATTAAGGAAAAGATTTTGGGTAGAATTAAGAGCTGGACAAACAGATTTCTTTCAAGAGCGGGAAAGGAGATACTCCTTAAAAATGTCATTCAATCCATGCCTAATTATGTCATGATTGTGTTTTTAATTCCTGTAGAGATGGGTAGAAAGATAGAGCATGCTATGAATGGTTTTTTGTGGGGTTACGACTTACGAGGGCTAAAGGAGTAG
- the LOC116002147 gene encoding putative late blight resistance protein homolog R1A-4 isoform X2, which produces MAFAAVTILMDTLHQHFPQPTPRFPLRNKTKVKLLYKHLSSLQTCLEQDFKVGECDEAIKALEAQMRDVSVELRFQIEHQLRLFYLGKSMKVRLHSAQKLLPILNRAIKDIKTMDFDSMLRILPKHFMLPVSGMPAHIKKRVKSFCTQHHTIFYRHNIYYKNLYRKEESNDEQESKDEQDSKDEEESEDEKESEDEQESKDEQEKKGELKSKDEQRRCMLYEAESIIRQELRASYLNKYMKQRIEARQRIRQIFTQGIKLTSYIKKELLKVKNAAYHQSKISQNNNPASPTGGNITVGDDLLQHTSKPAIKMVGCDDEFNTIMDNLKQQSSNREIVSIVGMGGIGKTTLARKIYGDASIISHFDCQAWVTISQEYNSRQVFQGLLHSLGRGVCKNDETTNTELAELVYRCLKHQRYLIVIDDTWSIDVWGDLQKCFPDDNNGSRVLLTTRLKNVAAYVSAEDYEVYEDVIVNFWVSEGFLKVLRSERLEDVARKSLQDLVDRNLVLICEQRNIIAGGLSKAYQMHDVLRELASREAQKENLLYSKQGNGMGLRYKIIPRLNSSRISQPWSTTQSRICSYKSLTHSSNTSSFIDVYGYTKLVHMHSKFLRALVLHGFLNILLEIAGLVHLRWLKIACDLNIYSLPLFMLRNLQKLELHSYSSCDSLDICGLPQLRNLSIREGIALVPPRSVHHNLERIRFLDYRSCTEELFVRIPNVKTLGVTSTHHSERKAHNWFESLAYLYKLEELLFCGIDLQPEFKTLHSVGILSLDKFLPNLKKLQLFDTNLRWKDVDLIGTLSKLEELKLRAWSVHGRRWEPRDGGFHGLKFLAMTSCDLQCWEVTSGHFPVLEYLAFMYMGYNGVKEIPSDFADIATLKSINLFECSNQFMSSAKRIQEEQREYGNDALVVDM; this is translated from the exons ATGGCTTTTGCTGCTGTGACCATTTTAATGGACACTCTCCACCAACACTTCCCCCAACCCACTCCTCGTTTCCCTCTTCGCAACAAAACAAAGGTCAAATTACTTTACAAACATCTTTCTTCTTTGCAAACCTGTCTTGAACAAGATTTCAAAGTGGGGGAGTGTGATGAAGCAATCAAAGCTTTGGAAGCACAAATGAGAGATGTCTCCGTTGAACTAAGGTTCCAAATTGAACACCAATTGAGATTGTTTTACCTGGGGAAATCCATGAAGGTTAGGCTTCACTCTGCTCAGAAGCTTCTCCCAATCTTGAATCGAGCAATTAAAGACATAAAAACTATGGATTTCGATTCTATGTTGCGCATCTTACCCAAGCACTTCATGCTGCCTGTATCAGGCATGCCTGCTCATATAAAGAAAAGGGTTAAATCTTTTTGCACACAGCATCATACTATCTTTTATCGTCATAATAtctattataaaaatttatatagaaaagaagaaagtaatGATGAACAGGAGAGCAAAGATGAACAAGACAGCAAGGATGAAGAAGAAAGCGAGGATGAGAAGGAGAGTGAAGATGAACAAGAGAGCAAGGATGAGCAAGAGAAAAAGGGGGAACTAAAGAGCAAGGATGAACAAAGGAGGTGTATGTTGTATGAAGCAGAAAGTATAATCAGACAAGAATTGAGAGCTTCTTATCTCAATAAATACATGAAGCAACGGATTGAGGCTAGGCAAAGGATTCGTCAAATCTTCACACAAGGAATTAAGCTCACATCCTACATCAAGAAAGAGCTGTTGAAGGTTAAAAATGCTGCATACCACCAATCCAAAATCTCACAAAACAACAATCCTGCTTCTCCTACAGGCGGCAACATTACAGTTGGTGATGATTTGTTGCAGCATACTTCAAAGCCTGCAATCAAAATGGTGGGCTGCGATGATGAGTTCAACACGATAATGGACAACCTGAAGCAGCAATCCTCAAACCGAGAAATTGTCTCAATTGTGGGGATGGGAGGCATCGGTAAAACCACCTTAGCTAGAAAAATTTATGGAGATGCTTCAATCATTTCTCACTTTGATTGTCAAGCTTGGGTTACTATCTCACAGGAGTATAATTCGAGACAAGTGTTCCAAGGCCTTCTTCATTCTCTTGGCCGAGGGGTCTGTAAAAACGATGAAACTACCAACACTGAATTGGCTGAGCTAGTATACAGATGTCTAAAACATCAAAGGTATTTGATTGTTATAGATGACACATGGAGTATAGATGTTTGGGGTGATTTACAGAAATGCTTCCCGGATGACAACAATGGAAGTCGAGTCTTATTGACCACTCGACTAAAAAATGTAGCTGCATACGTCTCTGCAG AAGACTATGAGGTTTATGAAGATGTGATTGTTAACTTTTGGGTTTCAGAAGGATTTCTAAAGGTTTTGAGGTCTGAGAGGTTAGAAGATGTGGCAAGGAAATCCTTACAAGATCTTGTAGATAGAAATCTTGTTCTAATTTGTGAACAGAGAAATATAATAGCAGGTGGATTATCAAAAGCATATCAAATGCATGATGTCTTACGTGAATTAGCCTCGAGAGAAGCCCAGAAGGAGAATCTATTATATTCTAAGCAGGGTAATGGCATGGGTTTGAGGTATAAGATAATTCCGCGACTAAACTCTTCTCGTATATCTCAACCATGGAGTACTACTCAATCAAGAATTTGTAGTTACAAGTCTTTAACTCATTCTAGCAACACCTCTTCATTCATTGATGTATACGGCTACACTAAGCTGGTGCATATGCATTCTAAGTTCTTAAGGGCATTGGTGCTACATGGATTCCTCAATATTTTACTGGAGATTGCAGGTCTAGTGCATTTGAGATGGTTAAAAATTGCTTGTGACTTGAATATCTATTCTCTACCTTTGTTCATGTTAAGGAATCTACAGAAGCTAGAACTTCATAGTTATTCATCCTGTGATTCCCTTGATATCTGTGGATTACCTCAACTAAGGAATCTCTCTATTAGGGAAGGCATTGCATTAGTTCCACCAAGATCAGTTCATCATAATTTGGAGAGGATTAGATTTTTGGATTATAGGAGTTGTACTGAGGAGCTGTTTGTGAGAATTCCCAATGTAAAGACATTGGGAGTTACTAGCACTCATCATTCAGAACGCAAAGCTCACAATTGGTTTGAAAGCCTTGCCTATTTATATAAATTGGAAGAACTGTTGTTTTGTGGCATAGATCTTCAACCCGAGTTTAAAACTCTTCATTCTGTGGGGATATTGAGCCTAGATAAGTTTTTGCCAAATCTTAAGAAGTTGCAACTCTTCGATACGAATTTAAGATGGAAAGATGTGGATCTTATTGGTACATTGTCTAAGCTCGAGGAACTCAAATTGAGAGCTTGGTCTGTTCATGGCCGAAGATGGGAACCTAGAGACGGAGGGTTTCATGGATTAAAGTTCTTGGCCATGACTAGTTGTGATCTACAATGCTGGGAAGTCACTAGTGGTCATTTTCCTGTCCTTGAGTATCTAGCCTTCATGTACATGGGTTACAACGGTGTAAAAGAGATTCCTAGTGATTTTGCAGATATAGCTACTCTCAAGTCTATCAATTTATTTGAATGTTCAAACCAGTTTATGTCTTCTGCCAAGCGTATTCAAGAAGAGCAGCGAGAGTACGGAAACGACGCATTAGTTGTTGATATGTAA